From a region of the Paraburkholderia caribensis genome:
- a CDS encoding ABC transporter ATP-binding protein → MVAATQASHAHTDARQGARIDVRNVSHRFALRGEALAVLDDISLTVEPGEFVALLGPSGCGKSTLLRLVAGLDTPAHGALHANGEPIAGPDPSRVVVFQDPTLFPWRTVRDNVGLGPEAQRTGRDRASRDSAVARIDAALELVGLDRFADAFPHQLSGGMAQRAALARALVNDPQLLVLDEPFGKLDSLTRIRMQGELVRLWQAARFSVLLVTHDVEEALYVANRVIVLSERPARIVAEVRNDAPYPRHRDDPKLVALRRQVLAQLGLVA, encoded by the coding sequence ATGGTAGCGGCTACTCAAGCGTCGCACGCGCATACGGATGCGCGGCAGGGCGCGCGCATCGACGTGCGCAACGTCAGTCATCGCTTTGCGTTGCGCGGCGAAGCGCTCGCGGTGCTCGACGACATCAGCCTCACGGTCGAGCCCGGCGAATTCGTCGCGCTGCTCGGGCCGAGCGGTTGCGGCAAGTCCACCTTGCTGCGCCTCGTCGCGGGGCTCGATACGCCTGCTCACGGCGCCTTGCATGCGAACGGCGAGCCGATTGCCGGGCCGGACCCGTCGCGCGTCGTGGTGTTTCAGGACCCGACGCTGTTCCCGTGGCGCACCGTGCGCGACAACGTCGGCCTTGGCCCCGAAGCGCAGCGAACGGGACGCGATCGCGCATCACGCGACAGTGCGGTGGCGCGCATCGACGCCGCGCTCGAACTGGTCGGCCTCGACAGATTCGCGGATGCGTTTCCGCATCAGCTATCGGGTGGCATGGCGCAGCGCGCGGCGCTGGCGCGCGCGCTCGTCAACGATCCGCAACTGCTCGTGCTCGACGAGCCGTTTGGCAAGCTCGATTCGCTGACGCGCATCCGCATGCAGGGCGAACTCGTGCGCTTGTGGCAGGCCGCGCGCTTCTCGGTGCTGCTCGTCACGCACGACGTCGAAGAGGCCCTGTACGTGGCGAACCGCGTGATCGTGCTGAGCGAACGGCCCGCGCGCATCGTCGCCGAAGTGCGCAACGACGCGCCGTATCCGCGTCACCGCGACGACCCGAAACTGGTTGCGCTGCGCCGCCAGGTGCTGGCGCAACTCGGCCTCGTTGCGTGA
- a CDS encoding ABC transporter permease: protein MSSHTQAIDLAGLHADAAAAPRDLRGQIVAALAALAWLGGAAVTQWWPAADDWPYTRELLILKLALAALSAAIGARAWLSHGAIRPHADTKRASIDRWIAAGPWLLALAIGITAWELVTAQLEWLPRPFFAPPQALIAVYFDDLPRLASSVGHSFVLLAYGYALGALAGFTTGVSIGWSRAVGYWLHPVLRLIGPLPATAWLPLAFFFFPSSFSASVFLIALATAFPVAVLTWSGVAGVNSAYYDVARTLGARASFLILRVAIPAALPSVFVGLFMGLGASFSVLIVAEMMGVKAGLGWYLQWAQGWAAYSNMYAALLVMALMCSGLITLLFKVRDRLLAWQKGLLKW from the coding sequence ATGTCTTCACACACTCAGGCAATCGATCTTGCGGGCCTGCACGCAGACGCTGCCGCTGCGCCGCGCGACCTTCGCGGGCAGATCGTCGCCGCACTGGCGGCCCTCGCGTGGCTGGGCGGCGCGGCCGTCACGCAATGGTGGCCCGCGGCCGACGACTGGCCGTACACGCGCGAACTGCTGATCCTGAAACTCGCGCTGGCGGCGTTGTCGGCGGCGATCGGCGCGCGCGCGTGGCTGAGCCATGGCGCAATCAGGCCGCACGCGGACACCAAGCGTGCAAGCATCGACAGATGGATCGCGGCGGGGCCGTGGCTGCTCGCGCTGGCTATCGGCATTACCGCGTGGGAACTCGTCACGGCGCAGCTCGAATGGCTGCCGCGACCGTTCTTCGCACCGCCTCAGGCGCTGATCGCCGTGTATTTCGACGATCTGCCGAGGCTTGCGTCGAGTGTCGGGCATTCGTTCGTGCTGCTCGCTTACGGCTATGCGCTCGGTGCGCTGGCGGGCTTCACGACAGGCGTGAGCATCGGCTGGTCGCGTGCCGTGGGTTACTGGCTGCACCCCGTGCTGCGCCTGATCGGCCCGTTGCCCGCGACGGCATGGCTGCCGCTCGCGTTCTTCTTCTTTCCATCGAGCTTCAGCGCAAGCGTGTTCCTGATCGCGCTCGCCACCGCGTTTCCCGTTGCAGTGCTCACGTGGTCCGGTGTCGCCGGCGTGAACTCCGCTTACTACGACGTCGCGCGCACGCTCGGCGCACGCGCGTCGTTCCTGATCTTGCGCGTGGCGATTCCCGCCGCACTGCCGTCGGTGTTCGTCGGATTGTTCATGGGACTGGGCGCATCGTTCTCCGTGCTGATCGTCGCCGAGATGATGGGCGTGAAGGCGGGGCTCGGCTGGTATCTGCAATGGGCGCAAGGCTGGGCTGCGTATTCGAACATGTATGCCGCACTGCTCGTGATGGCGCTGATGTGCTCCGGTCTGATCACGCTGCTGTTCAAGGTGCGAGACCGTCTGTTGGCCTGGCAAAAAGGATTGCTCAAATGGTAG